In Enterobacter pseudoroggenkampii, one genomic interval encodes:
- the ftsZ gene encoding cell division protein FtsZ, protein MFEPMELTNDAVIKVIGVGGGGGNAVEHMVRERIEGVEFFAVNTDAQALRKTAVGQTIQIGGGITKGLGAGANPEVGRNAAEEDREALRAALEGADMVFIAAGMGGGTGTGAAPVVAEVAKDLGILTVAVVTKPFNFEGKKRMAFAEQGITELSKHVDSLITIPNDKLLKVLGRGISLLDAFGAANDVLKGAVQGIAELITRPGLMNVDFADVRTVMSEMGYAMMGSGVASGEDRAEEAAEMAISSPLLEDIDLSGARGVLVNITAGFDLRLDEFETVGNTIRAFASDNATVVIGTSLDPEMNDELRVTVVATGIGMDKRPEITLVTNKQAQQPVMDRYQQHGMSPLTQEQKPAAKVVNDPTPQTAKEPDYLDIPAFLRKQAD, encoded by the coding sequence ATGTTTGAACCTATGGAACTGACCAACGACGCGGTGATTAAAGTCATCGGCGTCGGTGGCGGCGGCGGTAACGCCGTAGAGCATATGGTGCGTGAACGCATTGAGGGTGTTGAGTTCTTCGCAGTTAACACCGATGCACAGGCACTGCGTAAAACGGCTGTAGGCCAGACTATCCAGATCGGCGGTGGTATCACCAAAGGGCTGGGAGCAGGGGCTAACCCGGAAGTGGGTCGCAATGCGGCTGAAGAAGATCGTGAAGCCCTGCGCGCTGCACTGGAAGGTGCGGACATGGTCTTCATCGCAGCAGGTATGGGTGGCGGTACCGGTACCGGCGCAGCACCTGTTGTGGCTGAAGTGGCAAAAGATTTAGGTATCCTGACCGTTGCTGTCGTGACCAAGCCTTTCAACTTTGAAGGCAAGAAGCGTATGGCTTTCGCGGAGCAGGGTATCACCGAGCTGTCCAAGCATGTGGACTCGCTGATCACCATCCCGAACGATAAGCTGTTGAAAGTTCTGGGTCGCGGTATCTCCCTGCTGGACGCATTCGGTGCAGCAAACGACGTGCTGAAAGGTGCGGTTCAGGGTATCGCTGAACTGATTACCCGTCCTGGCCTGATGAACGTTGACTTTGCAGACGTTCGCACCGTGATGTCCGAAATGGGCTACGCGATGATGGGCTCTGGCGTGGCGAGCGGTGAAGACCGTGCAGAAGAAGCGGCTGAAATGGCTATCTCTTCTCCACTGCTGGAAGATATCGATCTGTCTGGTGCGCGCGGCGTGCTGGTCAACATTACCGCTGGCTTTGACCTGCGTCTGGATGAGTTCGAAACCGTGGGTAACACTATCCGTGCGTTCGCCTCTGACAACGCTACCGTGGTAATCGGTACTTCCCTTGACCCTGAAATGAACGACGAGCTGCGTGTTACCGTTGTTGCGACCGGTATCGGTATGGACAAACGTCCTGAGATCACCTTAGTGACCAACAAGCAGGCTCAGCAACCGGTAATGGATCGTTACCAGCAGCACGGTATGTCTCCTCTGACTCAGGAGCAGAAACCGGCCGCGAAAGTGGTGAAC
- the ftsA gene encoding cell division protein FtsA: MIKATDRKLVVGLEIGTAKVAALVGEVLPDGMVNIIGVGSCPSRGMDKGGVNDLESVVKCVQRAIDQAELMADCQISSVYLALSGKHISCQNEIGMVPISEEEVTQEDVENVVHTAKSVRVRDEHRVLHVIPQEYAIDYQEGIKNPVGLSGVRMQAKVHLITCHNDMAKNIVKAVERCGLKVDQLIFAGLAASYSVLTEDERELGVCVVDIGGGTMDIAVYTGGALRHTKVIPYAGNVVTSDIAYAFGTPPSDAEAIKVRHGCALGSIVGKDESVEVPSVGGRPPRSLQRQTLAEVIEPRYTELLNLVNEEILQLQEQLRQQGVKHHLAAGIVLTGGAAQIEGLAACAQRVFHTQVRIGAPLNITGLTDYAQEPYYSTAVGLLHYGKESHLSGEAEVEKRVSVGSWVKRLNNWLRKEF, encoded by the coding sequence AGTTGCCCGTCCCGTGGTATGGATAAAGGTGGGGTAAACGATCTTGAATCGGTGGTGAAATGCGTTCAGCGCGCCATCGATCAGGCTGAATTGATGGCAGATTGCCAGATTTCTTCTGTCTATCTGGCCCTTTCTGGTAAGCACATTAGCTGCCAGAACGAAATTGGTATGGTGCCGATTTCTGAGGAAGAAGTGACGCAGGAAGACGTTGAAAACGTCGTGCACACGGCGAAGTCCGTGCGCGTCCGCGATGAGCATCGCGTGCTGCATGTCATCCCGCAGGAATATGCGATTGACTACCAGGAAGGGATTAAGAACCCGGTGGGTCTTTCCGGCGTACGTATGCAGGCAAAAGTGCACCTGATCACATGTCACAACGATATGGCGAAGAACATTGTAAAAGCCGTTGAACGTTGTGGCCTGAAAGTTGACCAACTTATTTTCGCGGGTCTGGCGGCAAGTTATTCCGTGCTGACCGAAGATGAACGTGAACTGGGTGTCTGTGTGGTCGATATTGGTGGTGGTACAATGGATATCGCCGTATATACCGGCGGTGCGTTGCGCCACACCAAAGTGATCCCGTACGCAGGGAACGTCGTGACCAGCGATATTGCTTACGCTTTTGGTACGCCGCCGAGCGATGCAGAAGCGATTAAAGTGCGCCACGGCTGTGCGCTGGGGTCTATTGTTGGCAAAGATGAGAGCGTTGAAGTGCCGAGCGTTGGTGGTCGTCCACCGCGCAGCCTGCAGCGCCAGACGTTGGCAGAGGTGATTGAGCCGCGCTATACCGAGCTGCTCAACCTGGTCAACGAAGAGATTTTACAGTTACAGGAACAGCTTCGTCAGCAGGGCGTTAAACATCATCTTGCGGCGGGGATTGTATTAACCGGCGGCGCAGCGCAAATTGAAGGTCTTGCGGCCTGTGCACAGCGCGTGTTCCATACGCAGGTGCGTATTGGTGCGCCGCTGAATATCACCGGTTTAACGGATTATGCTCAGGAGCCGTATTATTCAACGGCCGTGGGCCTGCTCCACTACGGGAAGGAATCTCATCTCAGTGGTGAAGCAGAAGTGGAAAAACGCGTCTCAGTGGGGTCGTGGGTCAAACGACTGAACAACTGGTTGCGAAAAGAGTTTTAA